One Phaseolus vulgaris cultivar G19833 chromosome 2, P. vulgaris v2.0, whole genome shotgun sequence DNA window includes the following coding sequences:
- the LOC137812141 gene encoding CBL-interacting serine/threonine-protein kinase 12-like produces MNAMAELSPKKENPNLLLGRFELGKLLGHGTFAKVHHARNIKTGEGVAIKIINKEKILKGGLVSHIKREISILRRVRHPNIVQLFEVMATKTKIYFVMEFVRGGELFNKVAKGRLKEEVARKYFQQLVSAVEFCHARGVFHRDIKPENLLLDEDGNLKVSDFGLSAVSDQIRQDGLFHTFCGTPAYVAPEVLARKGYDGAKVDIWSCGVVLFVLMAGYLPFHDHNVMAMYKKIYRGEFRCPRWFSPELARLLSRLLDTNPQTRISIPEIMENRWFKKGFKQIKFYVEDDRVCSFDDKLQLHPHDGGGDDDLATSDSEVEIRRKNSHHASLPRPASLNAFDIISFSQGFDLSGLFEEKGDEARFVSSAPVSKIISKLEEVAQLVSFTVRKKDYRVSLEGSREGVKGPLTIAAEIFELTPSLVVVEVKKKGGDKAEYDKFCNSELRPALENLVMEESASSSYQSTHLESELHQRTLSDSALNIHSDSESLYQQNLAEIEKTTIRKHGESIFEIS; encoded by the coding sequence ATGAACGCCATGGCAGAGCTCAGTCCCAAGAAGGAAAATCCGAACCTTCTGCTGGGCCGGTTCGAGCTGGGAAAACTCCTGGGGCACGGAACCTTCGCGAAGGTTCACCACGCCAGGAACATCAAAACCGGAGAAGGAGTGGCCATCAAGATCATAAACAAGGAAAAGATCCTCAAGGGCGGTTTGGTGTCCCACATCAAGCGCGAGATCTCCATCCTCCGCCGCGTCCGCCACCCCAACATCGTCCAACTCTTCGAAGTTATGGCCACCAAAACCAAGATCTACTTCGTCATGGAGTTCGTACGCGGCGGCGAGCTCTTCAACAAGGTCGCCAAGGGAAGGTTGAAGGAAGAAGTTGCCAGAAAGTACTTCCAGCAGTTGGTTTCCGCGGTGGAGTTCTGCCACGCACGCGGGGTGTTCCACAGGGACATCAAGCCCGAGAATTTGTTGCTGGATGAGGATGGAAACCTTAAAGTCTCCGACTTCGGACTCAGTGCTGTGTCGGATCAGATTAGGCAGGACGGGCTGTTCCACACGTTTTGTGGGACACCTGCGTATGTTGCTCCTGAGGTTTTGGCGCGGAAAGGGTACGATGGTGCCAAGGTTGATATTTGGTCTTGTGgggttgttttgtttgttttgatgGCGGGTTATTTGCCTTTCCATGACCATAATGTTATGGCCATGTACAAGAAGATTTACAGGGGTGAGTTTCGGTGTCCCAGGTGGTTCTCTCCTGAACTTGCTAGACTTCTCTCTAGGCTTCTTGATACCAACCCCCAGACCAGGATTTCTATTCCTGAAATCATGGAGAATCGCTGGTTCAAGAAGGGTTTCAAGCAAATAAAGTTCTATGTGGAGGATGATAGAGTTTGTAGCTTTGATGATAAGTTGCAGTTGCATCCCCATGATGGCGGTGGGGATGATGATTTGGCAACATCGGATTCCGAGGTTGAAATTAGGAGGAAGAATAGTCATCATGCTTCCTTGCCAAGGCCTGCTAGTTTGAATGCATTTGACATCATATCGTTTTCTCAGGGCTTTGATCTCTCTGGGTTGTTTGAGGAAAAGGGGGATGAGGCCAGGTTTGTGTCTTCTGCTCCAGTGTCTAAGATTATATCCAAATTGGAGGAGGTTGCTCAGTTGGTTAGCTTCACGGTGAGGAAGAAAGATTACAGGGTGAGCTTGGAGGGCTCTAGAGAAGGCGTGAAGGGGCCTTTGACCATTGCTGCTGAGATTTTTGAGTTGACACCTTCCTTGGTGGTGGTGGAGGTGAAGAAAAAAGGAGGGGATAAGGCAGAGTATGACAAGTTTTGTAACTCTGAGTTGAGACCCGCGTTGGAGAATTTGGTAATGGAGGAATCTGCTTCTTCGTCCTACCAATCTACACATCTTGAATCTGAACTGCATCAACGAACACTCTCTGACTCTGCCCTTAACATTCATTCAGATAGTGAAAGCCTGTACCAACAAAACTTGGCTGAAATAGAAAAAACTACTATCCGAAAACATGGTGAATCAATATTCGAAATCTCATAG